The proteins below come from a single Malus domestica chromosome 03, GDT2T_hap1 genomic window:
- the LOC103428405 gene encoding uncharacterized protein — translation METTSYEALNSKPSPSPYLVPGIVTHSGSVTLESRRRKKRVENGRTRVEIGQGVSRYGQTATVFNGPVRRWKKRWVHVSSSSPSLTYQNPHSQSNNNGNNSRLVLCRWTAISPANSPAEPAAAPDEPPRRKFRYTPVSVVEEHKKGIQKKVGDAEKTSEVDESVTPSDEMHGKPNIGQIMKEQDEELDENQSGLQDSNRSHLDLDLGLKGHSSNLDLIVQMKKGSSERFWLD, via the exons ATGGAAACGACGTCGTACGAGGCATTGAACAGCAAACCATCTCCATCTCCTTACCTCGTACCTGGAATAGTCACCCACAGTGGCTCAGTCACTCTCGAGAGCCGAAGGAGGAAAAAGCGGGTGGAAAATGGAAGGACTCGGGTCGAGATTGGGCAGGGCGTCTCTAGGTACGGCCAAACAGCCACCGTCTTCAATGGCCCCGTCCGGAGGTGGAAGAAGAGGTGGGTCCACGTGTCCTCTTCATCCCCCTCCCTTACTTACCAAAACCCTCACTCCCAATCCAACAACAACGGCAATAACTCTCGCCTCGTCCTCTGCCGCTGGACCGCAATCTCTCCCGCCAACTCCCCCGCCGAACCTGCCGCCGCTCCGGATGAGCCCCCTCGCCGGAAGTTCCGATACACGCCC GTTTCTGTGGTAGAGGAACATAAAAAGGGAATTCAGAAAAAGGTTGGAGATGCTGAGAAAACTAGTGAGGTTGATGAATCAGTTACCCCGAGTGATGAGATGCATGGAAAACCAAACATTGGTCAAATTATGAAGGAACAAGATGAG GAGTTGGACGAGAACCAGTCTGGCTTGCAGGATTCAAACAGAAGCCATCTGGATTTAGATTTGGGCTTGAAAGGTCACAGTTCCAACCTTGATTTAATAGTTCAGATGAAGAAGGGAAGCTCAGAGAGATTTTGGTTGGATTGA
- the LOC103428178 gene encoding grpE protein homolog 2, mitochondrial isoform X2 codes for MFVSRVLARASRTLPRSAMLVAAPQNHHLPILCNQSHALIHDFSSTIVPRQVSLLHHATRTSSISQIFGFSSSASPQPEKEHGSAVENGGASTNGEPEKASGDAKVADQTKESDSESEGDLTMDDLVKLVTEKEDLLKEKHEEFKKMQDKFLRSYAEIENVMERTKREAENSKKFAIQNFAKSLLDVADNLARASSVVKESFSKLDESKDSGGAFPLLKTLLEGVEMTEKQLLEVFRKYGVEKYDPTNEAFDPNRHNAVFSLQDASKPPGTVAVVLKAGYMLHERVVRPAEVGVTTEAENNADN; via the exons ATGTTCGTGTCTAGGGTTTTAGCTCGAGCCTCGAGGACCCTCCCGAGGAGCGCAATGCTCGTGGCTGCTCCGCAGAATCATCACTTGCCAATCCTGTGCAATCAGTCCCATGCTCTGATCCACGATTTTTCCTCTACG ATTGTTCCGAGGCAGGTGTCCCTATTGCATCATGCAACCCGTACTTCTTCTATCTctcaaatttttgggttctctTCTTCTGCATCGCCACAGCCTGAAAAGGAACATGGAAGTGCTGTAGAGAATGGTGgcgcttcaacaaatggagagCCAGAAAAAGCAAGTGGAGATGCGAAAGTTGCTGATCAAACGAAAGAGTCAG ATTCAGAGAGTGAGGGTGATTTAACTATGGATGACCTGGTAAAACTTGTGACTGAGAAGGAAGATCTTCTGAAGGAGAAACATGAAGAATTCAAGAAAATGCAAGATAAATTCCTCCGAAGTTACGCAGAGATTGAAAATGTCATGGAGAGAACAAAGCGTGAAGCAGAGAATTCAAAGAAATTTGCCATACAG AATTTTGCAAAGAGTTTACTAGATGTTGCGGACAATCTGGCCAGGGCTTCTTCAGTTGTCAAAGAAAGTTTCTCAAAACTTGACGAGTCCAAGGACTCTGGTGGAGCATTCCCACTTCTGAAAACACTTCTAGAAGGTGTTGAAATGACTGAGAAACAACTTTTAGAG GTATTTAGAAAGTATGGAGTAGAAAAGTATGATCCTACAAATGAAGCATTTGACCCAAACAGGCATAACGCAGTATTCAGTTTACAAGATGCTTCCAAGCCTCCAGGCACTGTTGCGGTGGTTCTCAAG GCGGGATACATGCTGCATGAACGAGTTGTTCGGCCAGCTGAAGTTGGTGTAACTACGGAAGCGGAGAACAATGCAGACAATTAA
- the LOC103428178 gene encoding grpE protein homolog 2, mitochondrial isoform X1: MFVSRVLARASRTLPRSAMLVAAPQNHHLPILCNQSHALIHDFSSTIVPRQVSLLHHATRTSSISQIFGFSSSASPQPEKEHGSAVENGGASTNGEPEKASGDAKVADQTKESGYISDSQSTMSPPVKRRRGGTKRTAFSDSDSESEGDLTMDDLVKLVTEKEDLLKEKHEEFKKMQDKFLRSYAEIENVMERTKREAENSKKFAIQNFAKSLLDVADNLARASSVVKESFSKLDESKDSGGAFPLLKTLLEGVEMTEKQLLEVFRKYGVEKYDPTNEAFDPNRHNAVFSLQDASKPPGTVAVVLKAGYMLHERVVRPAEVGVTTEAENNADN, encoded by the exons ATGTTCGTGTCTAGGGTTTTAGCTCGAGCCTCGAGGACCCTCCCGAGGAGCGCAATGCTCGTGGCTGCTCCGCAGAATCATCACTTGCCAATCCTGTGCAATCAGTCCCATGCTCTGATCCACGATTTTTCCTCTACG ATTGTTCCGAGGCAGGTGTCCCTATTGCATCATGCAACCCGTACTTCTTCTATCTctcaaatttttgggttctctTCTTCTGCATCGCCACAGCCTGAAAAGGAACATGGAAGTGCTGTAGAGAATGGTGgcgcttcaacaaatggagagCCAGAAAAAGCAAGTGGAGATGCGAAAGTTGCTGATCAAACGAAAGAGTCAGGTTATATTTCAGATTCCCAGTCTACCATGTCTCCGCCTGTCAAAAGAAGGAGAGGAGGTACTAAACGAACTGCATTTTCTGATTCAGATTCAGAGAGTGAGGGTGATTTAACTATGGATGACCTGGTAAAACTTGTGACTGAGAAGGAAGATCTTCTGAAGGAGAAACATGAAGAATTCAAGAAAATGCAAGATAAATTCCTCCGAAGTTACGCAGAGATTGAAAATGTCATGGAGAGAACAAAGCGTGAAGCAGAGAATTCAAAGAAATTTGCCATACAG AATTTTGCAAAGAGTTTACTAGATGTTGCGGACAATCTGGCCAGGGCTTCTTCAGTTGTCAAAGAAAGTTTCTCAAAACTTGACGAGTCCAAGGACTCTGGTGGAGCATTCCCACTTCTGAAAACACTTCTAGAAGGTGTTGAAATGACTGAGAAACAACTTTTAGAG GTATTTAGAAAGTATGGAGTAGAAAAGTATGATCCTACAAATGAAGCATTTGACCCAAACAGGCATAACGCAGTATTCAGTTTACAAGATGCTTCCAAGCCTCCAGGCACTGTTGCGGTGGTTCTCAAG GCGGGATACATGCTGCATGAACGAGTTGTTCGGCCAGCTGAAGTTGGTGTAACTACGGAAGCGGAGAACAATGCAGACAATTAA